From Cellvibrio zantedeschiae, the proteins below share one genomic window:
- the ccmI gene encoding c-type cytochrome biogenesis protein CcmI, with protein MIGLWSSLVVLMVIALAFFLWPLWRYKNSLNSAALTQAETERRLAENVRIFREHLGELENSLAAQSISSEEFSLLKVELERNLLADEASLRAQQLPSSQRLGVKVAVGFTVLVLVFGVFFYRERGNLIDVYIQNLQQEKLQLDYQDMIQNKDPNPARAQQLITEFESRLQQKPDNVQYWFLLARAQMEVGNFAEGAKAYQRVLELDSKSAMIMAELAQALFLRDGNKTTPEAVDLAKQALALDPKNTMALGLLGIDAYSKKDYRATIRYWQKSVDLLSPDSQGRRALLAGIEKAKQSYIAEGGKAEDLISRSAYAVKLSVSLGDKVKATSDQVVFIYARAWQGSPMPLAIARIKVSDLPTTIQLDETMAMSPAASLATATDIEVVARISPSGSAKAEPGDWIAKQGPVSMAAIPEKIDLLINEQVSTN; from the coding sequence ATGATAGGTCTATGGTCATCACTCGTTGTATTAATGGTTATTGCCTTGGCATTTTTCTTGTGGCCTTTGTGGCGATATAAAAATTCACTAAATAGCGCTGCGCTTACCCAGGCGGAAACAGAGCGTCGTCTGGCAGAAAATGTCAGGATTTTTCGCGAGCATCTTGGCGAGTTGGAAAATAGTCTGGCCGCTCAAAGTATCAGTAGCGAAGAGTTCTCACTTCTTAAAGTAGAGTTGGAGCGTAACCTGCTTGCTGACGAAGCAAGCTTGCGCGCACAGCAATTGCCATCTTCCCAGCGTTTGGGTGTTAAAGTTGCGGTGGGATTCACTGTGCTTGTGTTGGTGTTCGGGGTTTTCTTTTACCGTGAACGCGGCAATTTAATTGATGTATACATCCAAAATTTACAGCAGGAAAAATTGCAGCTTGATTATCAGGATATGATCCAAAATAAAGATCCGAATCCTGCCAGAGCCCAACAATTAATCACCGAGTTTGAATCTCGATTGCAACAAAAACCAGATAACGTTCAATACTGGTTTTTGTTAGCGCGCGCACAAATGGAGGTTGGTAATTTTGCTGAGGGTGCCAAGGCTTATCAGCGTGTGCTTGAGCTTGATTCCAAATCAGCAATGATTATGGCGGAATTGGCGCAAGCTTTATTTTTGCGCGATGGAAATAAAACAACGCCAGAAGCGGTTGATTTGGCGAAACAAGCTTTGGCGCTGGACCCAAAAAACACTATGGCCTTAGGGCTCTTGGGTATAGATGCGTACAGTAAAAAAGATTACCGCGCAACGATTCGCTATTGGCAAAAATCTGTTGATTTATTGAGCCCGGATTCGCAAGGTCGTCGCGCTTTGTTGGCTGGGATAGAAAAGGCAAAACAATCCTATATTGCAGAAGGCGGTAAAGCAGAAGATCTAATATCCAGGTCTGCTTACGCTGTAAAACTTTCAGTAAGCCTTGGTGATAAGGTTAAAGCTACCTCAGATCAAGTTGTATTTATTTACGCTCGTGCTTGGCAAGGTTCGCCAATGCCCTTAGCAATTGCTCGTATCAAAGTTAGCGATTTGCCTACAACCATTCAACTTGACGAGACTATGGCTATGTCACCTGCAGCGAGCCTGGCGACTGCGACAGATATTGAAGTTGTTGCTCGCATTTCACCTTCGGGCTCGGCCAAGGCTGAACCGGGCGATTGGATTGCCAAGCAAGGCCCCGTATCAATGGCTGCTATACCAGAAAAAATTGATTTACTGATTAACGAACAGGTTTCAACCAACTAG
- a CDS encoding cytochrome c-type biogenesis protein, whose protein sequence is MGFSVKTFLLLLALLFSTINAFAAIETHEFDNELDRQRYQSFIQEMRCPKCQNQNLAGSDSPISADLRHKIYEMIKLGKSDKEIVDFMVERYGDFILYRPRVTPATYVLWSAPLVILVVGALVLILIIRRRRQLSLEVTSKSLNSDEQARLANLLSSSVTKTESKSDEEPRS, encoded by the coding sequence ATGGGCTTTTCAGTTAAAACATTTTTGCTGCTGTTAGCGTTGTTATTTTCGACAATCAATGCGTTTGCGGCAATTGAAACCCATGAGTTTGATAATGAACTTGATCGCCAACGTTACCAAAGTTTTATTCAGGAAATGCGTTGCCCGAAATGTCAAAACCAAAATCTGGCGGGGAGTGATTCACCTATTTCTGCCGATCTGCGCCACAAAATCTACGAGATGATCAAACTAGGTAAATCAGATAAAGAGATTGTTGATTTTATGGTGGAGCGCTACGGTGATTTTATTTTGTATCGCCCACGAGTTACTCCAGCCACTTATGTTTTATGGAGCGCACCTCTTGTAATTCTGGTTGTTGGTGCCTTGGTATTAATTTTAATAATACGCCGTCGCCGCCAATTATCTCTTGAGGTAACTAGTAAAAGTTTAAATTCAGATGAACAGGCCCGTTTGGCAAATCTCTTGAGTTCCAGTGTTACAAAAACAGAAAGCAAAAGCGACGAGGAGCCGCGTTCATGA
- a CDS encoding DsbE family thiol:disulfide interchange protein, whose amino-acid sequence MNKQRALLFIPLIIFAVLAAFFWRGLSLNPNDMPSALLNKPVPKFSLPRLVNQEEFRNEKILQGKVTLLNVWSTTCVTCREEHAFLNELNKQGMHIVGVDHKDDTADAKRWIAELGNPYDDIVVDEEGLLGLDLGVFGLPETYVIDKQGVIRYKHIGDVNQKVWTETILPIVKALENK is encoded by the coding sequence ATGAATAAGCAGCGTGCTTTATTATTTATTCCATTGATTATATTTGCTGTGCTCGCCGCTTTTTTTTGGCGTGGACTATCGTTAAACCCCAACGATATGCCGTCAGCATTGTTGAATAAACCAGTACCTAAATTCTCTTTGCCCCGTTTGGTAAATCAGGAAGAATTCCGTAACGAAAAAATTCTGCAGGGTAAAGTGACCTTGTTAAATGTGTGGTCAACTACCTGCGTTACTTGTCGTGAAGAACATGCCTTTCTTAACGAATTAAATAAACAAGGCATGCACATTGTTGGCGTTGACCATAAAGATGACACGGCTGACGCCAAGCGCTGGATCGCTGAGCTGGGCAATCCTTATGATGATATTGTTGTAGATGAGGAAGGGTTGCTGGGATTGGATCTGGGTGTGTTTGGTTTGCCAGAGACCTATGTGATCGATAAACAAGGTGTTATTCGCTACAAACACATTGGTGATGTTAATCAAAAAGTATGGACTGAAACCATTCTGCCGATAGTCAAAGCCTTAGAGAACAAATAA
- a CDS encoding heme lyase CcmF/NrfE family subunit, giving the protein MVPELGHFALVLALCICIALFVLPMIGAHYGNQLLMHTSRSFAAGFFIFVAIAFYCLSYSFAHDDFSVKYVASNSNSLLPWYYKLCAVWGGHEGSLLLWVLMLSGWTFAVSIFSKSLPLDMQARVLSLLGFVAIGFLSFMLLTSNPFDRILPIPPQDGGDLNPALQDFGFIIHPPILYMGYVGFSVVFAFAIAALLTGRLDSAWARWSRPWATMAWGFLSVGIALGSWWAYYELGWGDWWFWDPVENASFMPWIVGTALIHSLAVTEKRSLFKNWTILLAIFTFSLSLLGTFIVRSGLLTSVHAFASDPARGVFILGFLLVVVGGSLVLYAFRAPVVKSEVGFSWFSRETLLMGNNIILLVVMLTVLLGTLYPMIADAMGWGKISVGPPYFNFFFLPLMGLLCLLMALGPVANWKHTQPKQLLRLLWKPWVLSLVSAILIPWLYADEFKWFAALAVFIASWIATAIVADIIYRLRHANSILAGVKKLSLSYYAMLLAHLGIAVSLIGVSFTTIYSTERDLRMEEHQTAKIMDYEFTLQSLQQVKGPNYTADEALITVNYKGKALADMRPQKRRYYARASMTTEVAINPGFFRDLYVAMGEPVAEKAWAMRVHVRPFVRWIWLGALMMAFGAVLGAADKRYRKQQAKAEQKETSFVSAGASGKVAAHE; this is encoded by the coding sequence ATGGTCCCGGAGCTAGGTCACTTTGCGCTGGTGCTCGCACTTTGCATTTGCATCGCGTTATTCGTGTTGCCAATGATAGGTGCACATTACGGCAATCAATTATTGATGCACACCAGTCGTTCTTTTGCCGCCGGTTTTTTTATTTTTGTTGCCATTGCGTTTTATTGTTTATCGTATTCGTTCGCGCATGATGATTTTTCCGTCAAATATGTTGCCAGCAATTCAAATAGCTTATTACCCTGGTACTACAAGCTCTGTGCAGTTTGGGGTGGTCACGAAGGCTCACTGTTGCTTTGGGTTTTAATGTTGTCCGGTTGGACTTTTGCGGTTTCTATTTTTAGTAAATCTTTACCGCTTGATATGCAAGCGCGTGTTTTATCTCTGCTCGGTTTTGTTGCTATCGGATTTTTGTCGTTCATGTTGCTGACATCAAATCCTTTTGATCGCATTTTGCCAATTCCGCCGCAAGATGGTGGCGATTTAAATCCGGCCTTGCAAGATTTTGGTTTTATCATCCATCCACCCATTTTATATATGGGGTACGTTGGCTTTAGTGTGGTATTTGCGTTCGCCATCGCTGCTTTACTAACAGGCAGATTAGATAGCGCTTGGGCGCGCTGGTCTCGTCCATGGGCAACTATGGCGTGGGGATTTTTGTCTGTAGGTATTGCGCTGGGTAGTTGGTGGGCCTATTACGAATTAGGTTGGGGTGACTGGTGGTTTTGGGACCCGGTTGAAAATGCTTCCTTTATGCCTTGGATTGTTGGTACTGCTTTAATTCATTCACTTGCAGTCACAGAAAAACGCAGCCTATTCAAAAACTGGACAATCCTGCTCGCTATTTTTACTTTCTCCTTGAGCTTGTTGGGAACTTTTATTGTTCGCTCCGGTTTGCTGACATCAGTGCATGCGTTTGCGTCAGATCCAGCGCGCGGTGTTTTTATTCTCGGATTTTTATTGGTTGTGGTTGGTGGCTCGCTGGTGCTTTATGCCTTCCGTGCCCCTGTAGTAAAAAGTGAAGTAGGCTTTAGTTGGTTCTCACGCGAAACTTTGTTGATGGGCAACAATATTATTTTGTTGGTTGTTATGCTGACTGTTTTGCTGGGAACACTTTACCCCATGATCGCCGATGCAATGGGATGGGGAAAAATTTCCGTTGGGCCGCCTTATTTTAATTTTTTCTTTCTGCCTTTAATGGGGCTCTTATGTTTGTTAATGGCCTTAGGTCCGGTTGCTAATTGGAAGCATACCCAACCAAAACAATTATTGCGTTTGTTGTGGAAGCCTTGGGTGCTGAGTTTGGTTTCCGCCATTCTTATTCCGTGGTTGTACGCGGATGAATTCAAATGGTTTGCCGCCTTGGCTGTTTTTATCGCTAGCTGGATCGCAACAGCCATAGTTGCAGACATTATTTATCGTCTACGTCACGCTAATTCTATCCTTGCAGGCGTTAAAAAATTAAGCCTGAGTTATTACGCTATGCTTTTGGCGCACTTGGGTATTGCTGTGAGTTTAATAGGTGTTTCCTTCACAACCATTTACAGCACTGAACGTGATTTGCGCATGGAAGAACATCAAACCGCAAAAATTATGGATTACGAATTTACCCTGCAATCTTTGCAGCAAGTTAAAGGCCCTAACTATACCGCAGATGAAGCTTTGATCACTGTAAATTACAAAGGCAAAGCTTTAGCTGATATGCGCCCACAAAAACGCCGTTACTACGCGCGCGCAAGTATGACGACAGAAGTTGCAATTAATCCCGGATTCTTTCGCGACCTTTATGTGGCAATGGGAGAGCCAGTTGCTGAAAAAGCCTGGGCGATGCGTGTTCATGTGAGGCCTTTTGTGCGTTGGATTTGGCTAGGCGCATTGATGATGGCGTTTGGCGCAGTCTTGGGTGCAGCGGATAAACGCTATCGCAAACAACAAGCGAAAGCTGAGCAGAAAGAAACGAGTTTTGTATCGGCTGGCGCTAGTGGGAAGGTTGCAGCTCATGAATAA
- the ccmE gene encoding cytochrome c maturation protein CcmE, protein MHPVRKQRLILVIAGVVFSSIAIGLIVYAMRENINLFYPPSKIASGEAPHNRAIRGGGCVKPGSVVRASDSLDIKFVLTDGIAEVPVKFSGILPDLFAEGEAAVVNGKVDEKGIFNAEQVLAKHDETYTPPEVASMNKGDDHKNDQAVCKGMNYGS, encoded by the coding sequence ATGCATCCAGTACGTAAGCAGCGTTTGATTTTAGTAATAGCTGGCGTGGTGTTCAGCAGCATCGCTATTGGCTTAATTGTTTATGCCATGCGTGAAAACATTAATCTTTTTTATCCGCCTAGTAAAATTGCCAGTGGTGAAGCGCCGCACAATCGCGCTATTCGCGGCGGTGGCTGTGTGAAGCCTGGCAGCGTAGTGCGCGCATCTGACAGTCTTGATATTAAATTTGTTCTTACCGATGGAATAGCTGAAGTGCCCGTTAAATTCTCTGGCATATTGCCCGATTTATTTGCAGAAGGTGAAGCGGCTGTTGTTAATGGAAAAGTCGATGAAAAAGGTATTTTCAACGCAGAGCAAGTTTTGGCGAAGCACGACGAAACCTATACGCCACCAGAAGTTGCCAGCATGAATAAAGGCGATGACCACAAAAATGATCAAGCCGTGTGTAAGGGGATGAATTATGGTTCCTAG
- the ccmD gene encoding heme exporter protein CcmD: MKFQFDSLAAFAHMDGHGVFVWTAYAIVYGILIYLTVSPLIQKKAFLKQQKKWQHLQKDPSSP; encoded by the coding sequence ATGAAATTTCAATTTGATTCGCTAGCGGCATTTGCTCATATGGATGGTCATGGAGTTTTTGTGTGGACCGCCTATGCGATTGTGTACGGAATTTTAATTTATTTGACTGTTAGTCCTTTAATTCAAAAAAAGGCATTTTTGAAGCAGCAAAAAAAATGGCAACACTTGCAGAAAGATCCCAGTTCACCTTGA
- a CDS encoding heme ABC transporter permease, with translation MNWQWFHRLGSPRWFYEKTNAWLPWLMVSAWGLLLIGGVWGLAFAPEDAKQHNSFRILYIHAPVAYVSMSCYYLMAISGAVGLIWKMKLPFMVMKACAPIGLGLTIVVLATGSIWGKPTWGTWWEWDARLTSYLILSFLYLGAIALQQAFQNRDTADRASAILALVGMVNIPIIYKSVDWWYTLHQPATLKIVGKSTIAPSMLYPLFVMIIAFYIFFTLVLILYTRTEILRRESRTQWVKDIVLGKEEGARS, from the coding sequence ATGAATTGGCAATGGTTTCATCGTTTAGGGTCACCGCGCTGGTTTTACGAAAAAACCAATGCGTGGCTACCCTGGCTTATGGTTTCTGCTTGGGGCCTGCTACTTATTGGCGGTGTTTGGGGGCTCGCTTTTGCGCCCGAAGATGCAAAACAACACAATAGCTTTCGCATTTTGTATATACATGCGCCGGTCGCTTACGTCTCAATGAGTTGTTATTACCTCATGGCCATTTCAGGCGCTGTAGGCCTCATTTGGAAAATGAAATTGCCCTTTATGGTTATGAAAGCCTGTGCACCGATTGGATTAGGTTTAACCATTGTGGTGTTGGCGACGGGTTCTATTTGGGGCAAACCGACTTGGGGAACCTGGTGGGAATGGGACGCGCGTTTAACATCCTATTTGATTTTAAGTTTTTTATATCTTGGTGCTATTGCCTTGCAACAAGCGTTTCAAAACCGTGATACAGCAGACAGAGCAAGCGCAATTTTGGCATTGGTAGGCATGGTCAACATCCCCATTATTTATAAATCTGTTGATTGGTGGTACACGCTGCATCAACCTGCAACGCTTAAAATCGTTGGTAAATCTACAATTGCTCCGTCGATGTTGTACCCTCTATTTGTCATGATTATTGCCTTCTACATATTCTTTACCCTGGTGTTAATTTTATATACCCGCACCGAAATTTTACGTCGTGAAAGTCGCACCCAGTGGGTTAAAGATATTGTGTTGGGTAAGGAAGAAGGCGCGCGCTCATGA
- the ccmB gene encoding heme exporter protein CcmB — translation MAEPSSLFLATLKRDLTLAFRNRGDMVNPLVFFLIAITMIPLALGPEKAVLMRIAPGIIWVMALLATLLSLDNLFRSDFDDGSLEQLLISPYPLSLAVAAKVFVHWLATGLPLTLMAPLLGVMLSLPEKAFGALVLSLVLGTAAMSLIGSIGAALTVGLRKGGVLISLIVMPLYIPILIFGASAVQTAALGEAYTMQLAVLGAGLAIALVLAPLAAAGALRVSVNG, via the coding sequence ATGGCTGAGCCATCTTCATTGTTTCTCGCAACGCTTAAACGTGATCTAACCCTGGCGTTTCGTAACCGGGGCGATATGGTCAACCCATTAGTGTTCTTTCTGATCGCCATCACCATGATTCCGCTTGCGTTAGGGCCGGAAAAAGCGGTTTTAATGCGTATAGCTCCGGGTATTATCTGGGTGATGGCATTATTGGCGACACTTCTGTCACTCGATAATTTGTTTCGCAGTGATTTTGATGATGGCTCCCTTGAACAATTATTGATTTCACCTTATCCCTTATCCTTGGCCGTAGCTGCCAAAGTGTTTGTTCATTGGTTGGCAACAGGTTTACCGCTGACGTTAATGGCGCCTTTGTTGGGCGTTATGTTGTCATTGCCTGAGAAAGCTTTTGGGGCGCTGGTTTTGTCTTTGGTGCTGGGTACCGCAGCTATGAGCTTGATAGGGTCAATAGGTGCAGCGCTTACCGTCGGATTGCGCAAGGGCGGGGTGTTGATCTCGCTGATTGTTATGCCGCTTTATATCCCTATTTTAATTTTTGGTGCCAGTGCGGTTCAAACTGCGGCATTGGGCGAGGCGTATACTATGCAGCTTGCTGTGCTCGGGGCAGGTTTGGCCATCGCTTTGGTATTGGCCCCACTCGCAGCAGCTGGGGCTCTGCGGGTGAGTGTGAATGGTTAG
- the ccmA gene encoding cytochrome c biogenesis heme-transporting ATPase CcmA — protein MAAIPLLELRNLACERDERFLFAQLNARFYAGQMVQILGPNGSGKTTLLRILAGVTQDFHGQIEWQGKEISKARWEYASDLLYLGHLAGIKKSLTPLENLRWYAASQGVTDDQVLIAALAQVQLAGYEDTPSYRLSAGQLRRVALARLEFSRAKVWILDEPFTALDKSGVAQLEARLAAHAQSGGLVLVTSHQDIKLPDLQLLDLQNFPALGHSVREDAAYG, from the coding sequence TTGGCTGCGATACCTCTGCTAGAACTGCGTAATTTGGCTTGCGAGCGCGACGAACGTTTTTTGTTCGCCCAGCTCAACGCACGCTTTTATGCAGGGCAGATGGTGCAAATCCTTGGGCCAAATGGCAGCGGCAAAACTACCTTACTGCGCATATTGGCGGGAGTAACACAGGACTTCCACGGTCAGATTGAATGGCAAGGGAAGGAGATATCGAAAGCTCGCTGGGAATACGCAAGTGATCTTCTCTACCTGGGCCATTTAGCCGGCATCAAAAAATCCTTGACCCCTTTGGAAAATCTCCGTTGGTACGCTGCCAGCCAAGGGGTGACGGATGATCAGGTTTTGATCGCTGCCTTGGCGCAAGTTCAGTTGGCAGGCTACGAAGATACGCCTTCTTATCGCTTATCCGCGGGGCAGTTGCGTCGAGTGGCCTTGGCGCGCCTGGAGTTTAGTCGCGCTAAAGTCTGGATTTTGGATGAACCATTCACTGCGTTGGATAAATCCGGTGTTGCCCAATTGGAGGCTCGCCTGGCGGCCCATGCCCAATCCGGCGGTTTGGTATTGGTTACTTCACATCAAGATATAAAGCTCCCGGATCTACAATTGTTGGATTTGCAGAACTTTCCTGCGCTTGGCCACTCTGTGCGAGAGGATGCCGCCTATGGCTGA
- the fliK gene encoding flagellar hook-length control protein FliK translates to MDITNIPQNLIKALEQKSTEQLAVLSRVLNLVLGKTVMASVVSTAPVTAAEREELLKQTSAALTQLNQQAVGKLTPAIKNEIARLLQQQQLIQSPELKWINLVVNNRPLLTYSDRPITTGQSIPIQLQSPQKLVLLDLPGADAVDLVADSAPTKNLMPPTTSTASNTVTAPQPTNTKTAQTVTDLVKSTVAELTKAELTNKTSPTPGTEKNLTTLVKESVASNLVSPDSEQTKPLPEKILTTTPQTDAATKNLQQHKINLYNTNDLPLKLSTKTDIKHSNSETISAKAIVSEQLRNLLPHRDTPDSLLSAVLQLQKMPATARAELFPPSVEQALKSIAAKIRSPEQLAQPKVMAQTLKDSGVFFESKLNEQATKESPTANTSHKLSNTYSQDLKGSLLTLLNRTTQELSGNSKPISSEQTLRLFQNLGSTPFFHQTPGASLNLNSKHDASQVLGMFIQELMQKPVKELSNKELRSQLLVLLQQHSLHSLAKIQLQQLHSVNHELETKDTNAPSTSWQLEIPVKHHNDVQQVHLRIDREWIDEKKESEPERAATKIKQWSVTLRFDLPTLGEFCAQLAIVNTQVSATLWAAREKTFTEVREHLEGLRKQLENEGINVKYLQCMRGMPPQKPMALSYSLIDIST, encoded by the coding sequence ATGGATATAACCAATATTCCCCAAAATCTGATTAAAGCGCTGGAACAAAAAAGCACCGAGCAACTCGCTGTTTTGAGCCGCGTTTTAAATTTGGTTTTGGGGAAAACAGTTATGGCCAGCGTTGTATCAACAGCACCGGTTACTGCTGCAGAACGCGAAGAATTATTAAAGCAGACCTCAGCCGCGTTAACACAACTCAATCAACAAGCTGTTGGAAAATTAACACCTGCAATCAAAAATGAAATTGCACGTTTACTGCAACAACAACAGCTTATTCAATCGCCGGAATTAAAATGGATTAATCTGGTGGTTAATAATCGACCGCTGCTAACTTATAGCGATAGGCCGATAACTACAGGACAAAGCATTCCCATACAATTGCAGAGCCCCCAAAAACTGGTGCTATTGGATTTGCCGGGCGCGGATGCTGTTGACTTGGTTGCTGACTCAGCTCCCACTAAAAACTTAATGCCACCCACAACATCTACTGCCAGCAATACGGTTACTGCCCCACAGCCAACAAATACCAAAACAGCCCAAACAGTTACTGATTTAGTGAAATCAACTGTTGCTGAATTAACTAAAGCAGAATTAACTAACAAAACCTCACCGACGCCTGGCACAGAAAAAAATTTAACAACCCTGGTAAAAGAATCCGTTGCATCAAATCTAGTATCGCCAGATAGCGAACAAACTAAACCGCTACCGGAAAAAATATTAACAACCACACCACAAACAGATGCAGCCACTAAAAATCTGCAACAACACAAAATAAATCTCTACAACACAAATGATCTTCCTTTAAAGCTATCAACAAAAACAGACATTAAACACAGTAACAGCGAAACTATTTCAGCCAAAGCTATTGTGAGCGAACAATTGCGTAATCTTTTGCCGCATAGGGACACACCTGATAGTTTGCTCTCAGCGGTTTTACAATTGCAAAAAATGCCCGCAACAGCCAGAGCAGAGCTGTTTCCGCCAAGTGTTGAACAAGCATTAAAGAGCATTGCAGCGAAAATTCGTTCACCAGAACAACTTGCGCAACCCAAAGTCATGGCCCAAACCTTAAAAGATTCCGGAGTATTTTTTGAGAGCAAGCTTAATGAGCAGGCAACAAAAGAAAGCCCCACTGCAAATACTAGCCACAAATTAAGCAACACTTATTCACAAGACTTAAAAGGCTCACTGTTAACGCTATTAAATCGAACCACACAAGAATTAAGCGGCAATAGCAAACCCATCTCAAGCGAACAAACTTTACGATTATTTCAAAATTTGGGAAGCACTCCATTCTTTCACCAAACACCGGGAGCTTCGCTTAACCTGAACAGTAAGCATGATGCTAGCCAAGTGCTGGGAATGTTTATTCAAGAATTAATGCAAAAGCCCGTAAAAGAATTATCTAACAAAGAACTGCGATCGCAACTTTTAGTGTTGTTGCAACAACACAGTTTGCATAGCTTGGCAAAAATCCAGTTACAACAATTGCACAGTGTGAATCATGAGTTGGAAACTAAAGACACCAACGCACCGAGCACTTCCTGGCAGCTGGAAATTCCCGTCAAGCATCATAACGATGTTCAGCAAGTGCACTTACGAATCGACCGTGAATGGATCGACGAAAAAAAGGAATCAGAGCCCGAAAGAGCAGCCACAAAAATAAAACAATGGTCGGTGACCTTGCGATTTGATTTACCTACACTCGGCGAATTTTGCGCGCAGCTGGCGATAGTCAATACACAAGTGAGTGCAACCTTATGGGCAGCACGGGAAAAAACTTTTACTGAAGTTCGCGAACATCTTGAGGGTTTGCGTAAGCAACTGGAAAATGAAGGCATTAACGTAAAATATCTTCAGTGTATGCGTGGAATGCCTCCTCAAAAGCCAATGGCACTTAGCTATTCCTTAATTGATATTTCAACCTGA
- a CDS encoding EscU/YscU/HrcU family type III secretion system export apparatus switch protein: MTADNKIQKAVALFYDGKSTPTVTAKGTGAVADNIIAIAEQHGVPLCDNSALVELLVQLELGDEIPETLYLAVAYIIAFAYQLEGKEPEAWTKGE, from the coding sequence ATGACAGCCGATAATAAAATTCAAAAAGCCGTCGCTCTTTTTTATGACGGTAAAAGTACACCCACTGTTACAGCCAAAGGCACAGGCGCGGTAGCAGATAACATTATTGCCATTGCGGAGCAGCACGGGGTACCGCTATGCGATAACAGTGCATTAGTGGAGTTGCTTGTACAGTTGGAGCTGGGTGATGAAATCCCGGAGACACTCTATTTGGCCGTTGCCTACATCATCGCTTTTGCCTATCAACTCGAAGGAAAGGAACCGGAAGCTTGGACAAAAGGCGAATAA
- a CDS encoding sulfurtransferase, producing MPTSAQYSTNHYQFMHPSLISASELQAQLNKAIVVLDCRFNLMDKTQGLTLYRQGHIPGAFYIDLERDLSSAVQTHGGRHPLPDFERLQEKWRSVGINQHTTVVVYDDSRMAYAARAWWLLKYMGHADVRILDGGFNAWVANKGAIDRREPAAKSGGFKMDLQANKTVNRDTILEESSLTLIDSREPRRFQGLEEPIDPVAGHIPKALNFFWQDVSDDKGLVKSLDLQKAHWSNLPTTENLAVYCGSGVTACVNIFSLHLCGIDAKLYPGSWSDWCSYLPQTTASHS from the coding sequence ATGCCAACATCGGCACAATATTCAACCAACCACTATCAATTTATGCATCCTTCGTTAATTTCTGCCAGTGAACTGCAAGCGCAATTGAATAAAGCAATTGTTGTATTAGATTGCCGTTTCAATTTGATGGACAAAACACAAGGCCTTACCCTTTACCGCCAAGGTCATATTCCGGGTGCATTTTATATTGATCTGGAACGCGATCTTTCTTCGGCAGTACAGACTCACGGAGGTCGTCATCCGCTTCCCGATTTCGAACGTTTGCAGGAAAAATGGCGTAGCGTCGGCATTAACCAACACACAACTGTTGTCGTTTACGACGATTCACGCATGGCTTATGCCGCACGTGCCTGGTGGTTATTGAAATATATGGGGCATGCAGATGTACGTATTTTGGATGGCGGATTTAACGCATGGGTGGCCAATAAGGGCGCTATAGACAGACGCGAACCTGCAGCGAAATCGGGTGGTTTCAAAATGGACTTGCAGGCAAACAAAACCGTAAATAGGGATACTATTCTTGAAGAGAGTTCGCTCACCTTAATCGACTCCCGCGAACCGCGTCGTTTTCAGGGTTTGGAAGAACCTATAGATCCCGTTGCAGGTCATATCCCCAAGGCGCTGAATTTTTTCTGGCAAGACGTAAGTGATGATAAAGGATTAGTTAAATCGCTTGATTTGCAAAAAGCTCATTGGAGCAATTTACCTACCACGGAAAATCTTGCGGTTTATTGTGGATCTGGAGTGACTGCTTGCGTAAATATTTTTTCACTTCACTTGTGTGGAATAGACGCAAAACTTTATCCAGGCAGCTGGAGCGATTGGTGTAGCTACTTGCCGCAAACTACTGCTTCGCACTCATAA